A single genomic interval of Novosphingobium ginsenosidimutans harbors:
- a CDS encoding exopolysaccharide biosynthesis polyprenyl glycosylphosphotransferase, producing MSNTRLFGDSLNKREALRLISYGSMLLCDLTSIQAGFAIASHWRGAYWLQLYGFPVSVLFCVIYSMLALSSGSVTRDAFGSRLRSAMLGERTLLMASALCIAILFFQPHGLTLSRLSLLTAIVLSALFIGAGRIIFLTLFLHNRDEFWTSRIVLLDGAPPPADPGLTTLDAQAEGISPERNDPDVVARLGSVLADHDKVVVICNDAERASAWSLMLKAFDIQAEVVMPSDLPIGAIGIGRMGDRPTLIVNRGQLSVASRIKKRLVDILVSALALLLLAPLLLVVAIAIKLDSPGPVLFRQSRVGYGNRPFRIYKFRSLRHEATDSNGNKSVSVGDSRVTRVGAFIRKTSIDELPQLFNVLLGDMSLVGPRPHALGSRAGEKLFWEIDPNYWQRHALKPGITGLAQIRGFRGETQEQEDLTQRLNSDIEYLEGWTLWRDFRIMIGTVRVLIHHKAF from the coding sequence ATGAGTAATACCCGTCTGTTTGGTGACTCGCTGAACAAGCGCGAGGCCCTGCGGCTGATCAGCTACGGGTCAATGCTGCTGTGCGACCTGACTTCGATCCAGGCTGGGTTTGCGATAGCTTCGCATTGGCGCGGGGCCTATTGGTTGCAGCTGTACGGCTTTCCAGTCTCGGTTCTGTTCTGCGTTATCTACTCCATGCTCGCACTGTCGAGCGGCAGCGTTACCCGCGATGCGTTCGGCTCGCGGCTGCGTTCGGCCATGCTGGGCGAGCGGACCTTGCTGATGGCCAGTGCCTTGTGCATCGCCATTCTGTTCTTCCAGCCGCACGGCCTGACGCTGTCGCGTCTATCGCTGCTCACCGCCATTGTCTTGTCGGCCTTGTTTATTGGTGCCGGCCGGATCATCTTCCTGACCCTGTTTCTGCACAATCGCGATGAATTCTGGACCAGTCGAATCGTCCTGCTGGATGGCGCACCGCCCCCGGCAGATCCGGGACTGACCACTTTAGATGCGCAGGCCGAAGGCATTAGCCCTGAACGCAATGACCCAGACGTGGTCGCTCGCCTCGGTTCAGTACTGGCAGACCATGACAAGGTCGTTGTCATCTGCAACGATGCCGAGCGCGCCAGCGCCTGGAGCCTGATGCTGAAAGCCTTCGATATCCAGGCTGAGGTTGTCATGCCGTCTGACTTGCCGATCGGTGCCATCGGGATCGGTCGCATGGGCGATCGGCCGACGCTGATCGTCAATCGCGGCCAGCTCTCCGTGGCAAGCCGGATCAAGAAGCGGCTGGTCGATATCCTGGTTTCGGCACTTGCCCTGCTGCTGCTGGCACCTCTGCTATTGGTAGTGGCAATTGCGATTAAGCTCGACAGTCCAGGCCCCGTGTTGTTCCGCCAGTCTCGGGTCGGCTACGGCAATCGTCCGTTCCGGATCTACAAGTTCCGCTCGCTGCGCCATGAGGCGACTGACAGCAATGGCAACAAGTCGGTTTCGGTTGGTGACAGCCGAGTGACTCGTGTCGGTGCCTTCATCCGCAAGACCTCGATCGACGAGCTACCGCAGTTGTTCAACGTCTTGCTGGGAGACATGAGTCTGGTTGGCCCCCGCCCCCATGCGCTGGGTTCGCGCGCCGGTGAGAAGCTGTTCTGGGAAATCGACCCGAACTATTGGCAACGCCATGCGTTGAAGCCCGGGATCACCGGATTGGCGCAGATCCGGGGCTTCCGGGGCGAGACGCAAGAGCAAGAAGACCTGACCCAGCGGCTCAATTCTGACATCGAGTATCTCGAGGGTTGGACCTTGTGGCGTGATTTCCGCATCATGATCGGCACGGTGCGGGTGCTGATACACCACAAGGCGTTCTGA
- a CDS encoding cell wall hydrolase has product MPAAAARVPMSNVRLIIGFAVAIALFGVLALAWQQGLFGDPARTPGGQAARQRELAVLPGKPGSEPIVQPSLDPLTALNQNAAVPFVKGPITPARAFNFTGSAADRLQATECLALTAMAEAGGSDPGQRAVIQVVLNRVRHPAFPKTICGVVFQGSERATGCQFTYTCDGSLARRYPDVAWQAARKRAREALDGYVYKPVGLATHYHTNWVYPYWSPSLDKVAQVDTHLFFRWRGFWGTPAAVQSRYRGGEPSFTALVQQVQVPDPLASESAMDAASEAADVAKVGSLAAGKTAGELVIPHPDGGAFLVGLKPGTGASGAVAMARRLCGGNGYCRVMAWADRSAVPRGYPVPPQARNRISMSYVLDDQNRETIEFDCALFKGTPAGQCRGGPEALPVDKK; this is encoded by the coding sequence ATGCCCGCCGCTGCGGCCCGCGTGCCGATGTCCAATGTTCGTCTGATCATCGGCTTTGCCGTGGCTATAGCCCTGTTCGGGGTCCTGGCCCTGGCCTGGCAGCAGGGCCTGTTCGGCGATCCCGCTCGCACGCCCGGCGGTCAGGCGGCGCGGCAGCGCGAGCTGGCCGTCCTGCCGGGCAAGCCCGGATCAGAACCGATCGTGCAACCATCGCTCGATCCGCTCACTGCGCTCAATCAGAATGCGGCAGTGCCCTTTGTCAAAGGCCCGATCACGCCTGCCCGTGCCTTCAATTTCACTGGCTCGGCCGCTGACCGGCTTCAGGCGACGGAATGCCTTGCGCTGACTGCCATGGCTGAGGCGGGCGGCAGCGATCCCGGCCAGCGTGCAGTGATCCAGGTCGTGCTCAACCGGGTGCGACACCCCGCATTCCCGAAGACGATCTGCGGCGTGGTCTTCCAGGGTTCTGAGCGTGCGACTGGTTGTCAGTTTACGTATACCTGCGATGGCTCGCTCGCTCGCCGCTATCCGGATGTGGCCTGGCAAGCCGCCCGCAAGCGGGCCCGCGAGGCCCTCGATGGCTATGTCTACAAGCCAGTAGGCCTTGCCACCCATTACCACACCAACTGGGTCTATCCTTACTGGAGCCCCAGTCTCGACAAGGTTGCCCAGGTCGATACCCACTTGTTCTTCCGCTGGCGCGGTTTCTGGGGGACGCCGGCTGCGGTCCAGTCACGCTATCGCGGTGGTGAGCCCAGCTTCACCGCCTTGGTCCAGCAGGTGCAGGTACCCGATCCGCTCGCTAGCGAATCCGCCATGGACGCGGCGAGCGAGGCGGCAGATGTGGCCAAGGTCGGCAGTCTGGCTGCTGGCAAAACCGCCGGAGAGCTGGTTATTCCCCATCCAGACGGCGGTGCCTTTCTGGTGGGGCTGAAGCCGGGGACAGGCGCATCGGGGGCGGTTGCGATGGCACGCCGGCTGTGCGGCGGCAATGGTTACTGCCGGGTCATGGCCTGGGCTGATCGCAGTGCCGTTCCGCGTGGCTATCCCGTCCCGCCCCAGGCACGTAACCGGATCAGCATGAGCTATGTCCTCGATGATCAGAACCGCGAAACGATCGAGTTCGACTGTGCGCTGTTCAAGGGCACACCGGCCGGGCAATGCCGAGGCGGACCGGAGGCACTCCCCGTAGATAAAAAATAA
- a CDS encoding type I secretion system permease/ATPase, producing MALWTGELGAALKRYRATLITVAVLSAVLNVLVLAGSFYLMMIYDSVLPSHSLPTLVGLFTLVTIAYSFQGLFEHGRGKLLASVGAQLERQLSRRVQRAMNDMARLNGKTEGDGLAPMRDLDQVRTFLTGTGPATLLDLPWIGFFLIVLGLLHYWLGLFALAGAIVLIALAVATHRVGAEPSRELGQLIAERSGQAETALRHSEVLTVLGMRGAMERRWDQVNQRYLIAQDRLSAAAGKLGSFSKVFRLFLQSAILSVGALLVIDGKASGGVIFASSLLFGRALAPIDMAIGNWRSFTSTKASWARLNQLLDEVPALASSNIALPLPQNELRLEGVQAAPPGHPMPAVSNVGFAVAAGSVVGVIGPSGAGKSSLARTIVGAWAPRRGSVRLDGATIDQWPAERLGQAIGYLPQSVELFDGTIAENISRFAISTDSDAVIEAAKLAGVHDMIVRMPLGYETPIGRDGSWLSAGQRQRIGLARALYGSPFLLVLDEPNSNLDQEGEVALETAIAAARDRGCIVIVVAHRPAILAQATHIVLLRNGRMEGFGPRDEVLAPLLRQGDGRKLPAAA from the coding sequence TTGGCACTTTGGACCGGGGAATTGGGGGCCGCGTTAAAGCGTTACCGCGCAACGCTAATAACAGTGGCCGTGCTCAGCGCAGTGCTGAACGTGCTGGTTCTGGCCGGCTCGTTCTACCTGATGATGATTTATGATTCGGTTCTGCCAAGCCATTCGCTGCCAACACTGGTCGGACTCTTTACGCTCGTAACGATTGCGTACAGCTTCCAGGGCCTGTTTGAACATGGCCGTGGCAAGCTGCTGGCCAGCGTTGGCGCCCAGCTTGAACGCCAGCTAAGCCGCCGAGTCCAGCGTGCCATGAACGACATGGCGCGGCTCAACGGCAAGACCGAAGGCGATGGCCTTGCCCCGATGCGTGACCTTGATCAGGTCCGCACCTTCCTGACTGGCACTGGTCCAGCCACCCTGCTCGACCTGCCGTGGATCGGCTTTTTCCTGATTGTCCTTGGTCTGCTGCATTACTGGCTGGGCCTGTTTGCACTGGCCGGGGCGATTGTTCTGATCGCTTTGGCAGTCGCCACGCATCGGGTTGGGGCAGAGCCGAGCCGCGAACTAGGTCAGCTGATCGCCGAACGTTCAGGCCAGGCGGAGACCGCGCTGCGGCATAGCGAAGTGCTGACCGTGCTTGGCATGCGCGGCGCGATGGAGCGCCGCTGGGACCAGGTGAACCAGCGCTATCTAATCGCGCAGGATCGCCTGTCAGCCGCCGCCGGCAAGCTGGGCAGCTTTTCCAAGGTATTTCGCCTGTTTCTGCAGTCCGCGATCCTGTCGGTCGGCGCATTGCTGGTGATCGATGGCAAGGCGAGCGGCGGGGTGATCTTCGCGTCTTCGCTGCTGTTTGGCCGCGCGCTCGCGCCGATTGATATGGCAATCGGCAACTGGCGCAGCTTTACTTCGACCAAAGCCAGCTGGGCGCGGCTCAATCAGTTGCTTGATGAGGTGCCAGCACTGGCATCCAGCAACATTGCCCTGCCCCTGCCACAGAATGAACTGCGCCTTGAGGGCGTCCAGGCCGCCCCTCCGGGCCACCCGATGCCGGCGGTCAGCAACGTCGGGTTTGCCGTAGCGGCTGGCTCGGTCGTCGGGGTGATCGGGCCGAGCGGCGCTGGCAAGTCCTCTCTCGCCCGCACGATCGTCGGCGCCTGGGCGCCTCGCCGCGGCTCAGTTCGGCTTGATGGTGCGACGATCGATCAATGGCCAGCCGAACGGCTCGGTCAGGCGATCGGTTATCTCCCGCAGTCGGTTGAGTTGTTCGACGGAACCATCGCCGAAAACATCTCGCGCTTTGCAATCAGCACCGACTCCGACGCAGTGATTGAGGCCGCCAAGCTGGCCGGCGTGCACGATATGATCGTACGGATGCCACTGGGTTACGAAACCCCGATCGGTCGCGATGGCTCTTGGCTTTCGGCCGGTCAGCGCCAGCGGATTGGTTTGGCCCGTGCGCTTTATGGCAGCCCATTCCTGCTGGTACTGGACGAGCCCAACTCGAACCTCGACCAGGAAGGCGAAGTGGCGCTGGAAACGGCCATTGCCGCGGCTCGGGACCGTGGCTGCATCGTGATCGTTGTCGCCCATCGCCCGGCAATTCTCGCCCAGGCTACGCACATCGTCCTGCTCCGCAATGGCCGGATGGAAGGGTTTGGCCCGCGCGACGAGGTGCTCGCCCCGCTACTTCGCCAGGGTGACGGTCGGAAGTTGCCCGCAGCCGCTTAA
- a CDS encoding HlyD family type I secretion periplasmic adaptor subunit — MDMTHQFPALETAAPEQAAEPEGELRQQTRKVLWGIGILVPVLLAAATLIPIGGAVIGSGQVGMESSAKRVTHPNGGVIAYLYVRNGDRVKAGDPLLRFDDGVTSGQSEISALSVDQLLAKRARLEAEQVSLPTIRFPDALLNSTSPGAKEAMEYERRLFGLRQVEEASQRAQLGARVTQLQREISGYRIQIGALNQQSALIEPERKGVQELWDRGLVTISRKNELERTAVDLKGNVGALYATIAQTEARIGETRQQIVLLGQQRRADAGTELATVNAALNEQQLRNIAAADSQNRSVVKASYAGVVEKLAFTGVGGVVRPAEPIMEIVPVDDNLIVEAAISPADIEQVQVGQPARIRFSTINSTATPEIAGKVFYVAADPTVRERDGSSFFPVRVRIDAAMLKRYPELKLRQGMPAEAFIETGSRSMLSYLTKPLRDQFARAFRDN; from the coding sequence ATGGACATGACTCACCAGTTTCCCGCCTTGGAAACTGCCGCCCCAGAGCAGGCAGCTGAACCCGAGGGTGAACTGCGCCAGCAGACGCGCAAGGTTCTTTGGGGGATTGGCATCCTAGTTCCCGTTCTGCTTGCTGCGGCAACGCTGATTCCGATTGGTGGCGCGGTGATCGGTTCGGGCCAGGTGGGGATGGAAAGCAGCGCCAAGCGCGTGACTCATCCCAACGGCGGGGTGATCGCCTATCTCTATGTTCGCAATGGTGACCGGGTGAAGGCTGGCGATCCACTGCTGCGGTTTGACGATGGCGTTACTAGCGGCCAGTCGGAGATTTCGGCCCTCTCCGTCGATCAATTGCTGGCGAAGCGCGCGCGGCTTGAGGCCGAGCAGGTCAGCCTGCCGACCATACGTTTCCCCGATGCCCTGCTGAACTCGACCTCACCCGGCGCCAAGGAAGCGATGGAATACGAACGGCGGCTGTTCGGCCTGCGTCAGGTTGAGGAGGCCAGCCAGCGCGCCCAGCTTGGAGCCCGCGTGACGCAGCTCCAACGCGAGATATCCGGCTATCGCATCCAGATCGGTGCACTCAACCAGCAGAGCGCCTTGATTGAGCCCGAGCGCAAGGGTGTACAGGAACTCTGGGATCGCGGCCTGGTGACGATCAGCCGCAAGAACGAACTGGAGCGCACAGCAGTTGACCTAAAGGGCAATGTCGGCGCGCTCTACGCTACGATCGCCCAGACCGAGGCACGGATCGGCGAAACCCGCCAGCAGATTGTCCTCTTGGGCCAGCAGCGCCGTGCCGATGCCGGCACCGAGCTCGCCACGGTAAACGCGGCGCTGAACGAGCAGCAATTGCGCAATATTGCGGCAGCCGACAGCCAGAATCGCAGCGTCGTCAAGGCGAGCTATGCCGGGGTGGTCGAAAAGCTTGCCTTTACGGGTGTCGGCGGGGTGGTTCGTCCAGCCGAACCAATCATGGAAATCGTACCGGTAGACGATAACCTGATCGTGGAGGCGGCGATTTCGCCAGCGGATATCGAGCAGGTTCAGGTGGGACAACCAGCCCGAATCCGGTTCAGCACAATCAATTCAACCGCCACACCGGAAATCGCCGGCAAAGTTTTCTACGTTGCGGCAGATCCAACCGTGCGTGAACGGGACGGCAGCAGCTTCTTCCCGGTCCGGGTGCGGATCGATGCCGCAATGCTGAAACGCTATCCGGAACTGAAGCTGCGGCAGGGAATGCCGGCCGAAGCCTTTATCGAGACCGGCAGCCGTTCGATGCTATCCTACCTGACCAAGCCGCTACGCGACCAGTTTGCGCGGGCCTTCAGGGACAACTGA
- a CDS encoding TolC family outer membrane protein, producing MKRPIAGLLASAAAVPGAWLLASADERSAAPPLAPEPEGASQPQVVADPAKRLAAIEPAFGQAPAAAVPATEMQPGSKDSFRLPEPTFVPPIEPLTQAERLALPTLPPPDLVAALPALVVADPEPSPAFVARPVVQPLPAPIAEPASSVPPLQSATVLLAQADTPPPLLTKPTATPNFVAEPLVQPLPPQPVVLARLELPPQPAAVARVDLLSVAAEAAVQGEAQASTPASPLPAPKAIDAPHPVKATATPAYPVAAKPAPAYVAAPVVQAVPVKLAATEVPKAASAVPPSNPAPVLPPKAKPLAEVLAAAAPKAPVQQPVAIPATLQPAPVRPAEPVAEPVAVPRAKLPVGELVLAAFTPAPIAQEPTPAGPPRRVETTAAKTVPVGAPAQVIYPEPAFGPPEAKFIPAAYSSIEPPEQPTSPGSASTLAQAIAYSYETNPRLLAERASSRAADLGYPAARAAFGPRLDASANLSYTRDRDEVLPGSFLRQQGWSDTASLILSQPLLTFGRSQARVGQAAATIEYRRESLRLVQNEVMLDVIAAYVGTLREAGAVTIARENVALLQRQLEESNARFAVREITLADVQQVETRLALGKTVLLDAQARLGEIQSRFYRAVGMPPGELAPPEPLTLPVTALSEAYGLADTESPLVRAAQARERVSRAFLAGTRAEAAPRVDFRGTADYGSVSEYTRDLRGTRVRGTVTLSVPLFDSGARSAESGQAREANSADLQLIAAAQRDSRTAVATGWNNLLAARMSIDHYRQAVESAQRAYENAQRQERAGMRSTLDVLDLARDLLNVRNAYNAALADEYQSRATLLAAMGQLDPTKMSDGLTLYDPSDHFRRVKGKGDVPLLTGTLSALDGVTLPNLKSSRASPDAAALVGTAETVTGE from the coding sequence ATGAAGCGTCCGATAGCAGGCTTGCTCGCCTCTGCCGCTGCCGTGCCGGGTGCCTGGCTGCTGGCCAGCGCGGATGAGCGCAGTGCCGCGCCGCCCTTGGCGCCTGAGCCAGAAGGCGCAAGCCAGCCGCAAGTTGTCGCAGATCCAGCCAAGCGGCTTGCCGCAATCGAACCGGCTTTCGGGCAAGCGCCCGCAGCGGCCGTCCCGGCAACGGAAATGCAACCGGGGTCTAAAGATTCCTTCCGGCTGCCGGAACCCACCTTTGTTCCGCCGATCGAACCGTTGACCCAAGCCGAACGATTGGCCTTGCCAACGCTGCCGCCGCCCGACCTTGTCGCTGCCCTGCCCGCTCTAGTCGTGGCAGATCCCGAGCCATCGCCTGCTTTCGTGGCGAGGCCCGTGGTGCAGCCGCTACCAGCGCCGATAGCGGAGCCGGCCTCTTCGGTGCCGCCATTACAATCTGCGACGGTCTTGCTGGCGCAAGCCGATACTCCACCGCCGTTGTTGACCAAACCGACCGCCACCCCGAATTTTGTGGCGGAACCGCTGGTTCAGCCGCTCCCGCCTCAACCAGTGGTCCTGGCGCGCCTGGAACTGCCCCCTCAGCCCGCTGCAGTGGCCCGGGTCGATCTACTATCCGTAGCAGCCGAGGCGGCGGTGCAAGGTGAGGCTCAGGCCAGCACTCCCGCCTCGCCCTTACCAGCGCCGAAAGCGATTGACGCCCCGCACCCGGTGAAGGCCACGGCGACCCCAGCCTATCCGGTGGCAGCGAAGCCGGCACCGGCCTATGTTGCTGCCCCTGTGGTCCAGGCCGTTCCAGTCAAGCTGGCTGCGACCGAGGTGCCAAAGGCTGCATCGGCAGTGCCGCCCAGTAATCCCGCTCCTGTGTTGCCACCTAAGGCAAAGCCACTGGCCGAGGTGCTTGCCGCAGCTGCACCCAAGGCGCCAGTTCAACAGCCAGTGGCAATCCCTGCCACCCTACAGCCAGCCCCCGTCAGACCGGCCGAGCCAGTGGCCGAGCCAGTGGCCGTGCCGCGGGCGAAGCTGCCAGTGGGTGAATTGGTGCTGGCCGCATTCACGCCTGCGCCTATCGCGCAGGAGCCAACCCCGGCCGGCCCGCCGCGCCGGGTTGAAACGACTGCTGCCAAGACTGTGCCGGTGGGCGCGCCGGCACAGGTTATCTATCCCGAACCGGCCTTCGGTCCGCCCGAAGCGAAGTTCATCCCAGCGGCCTATTCCTCGATCGAGCCGCCCGAGCAGCCGACCAGCCCTGGTTCGGCCAGCACCCTCGCCCAGGCGATCGCCTACAGTTACGAAACCAACCCGCGCCTACTGGCGGAGCGCGCCTCGAGCCGCGCCGCCGATCTCGGCTATCCGGCAGCGCGCGCCGCATTCGGACCGCGGCTCGATGCCAGTGCCAACCTGTCCTACACGCGCGATCGCGACGAGGTCCTGCCCGGCAGCTTCCTGCGCCAGCAGGGCTGGAGCGACACCGCCAGCCTGATCCTCAGCCAGCCGCTGTTGACCTTCGGCCGCTCGCAGGCGCGGGTTGGCCAGGCGGCGGCCACCATCGAGTACCGCCGCGAGTCGCTGCGACTGGTCCAGAACGAAGTGATGCTTGATGTCATCGCGGCCTATGTCGGCACACTGCGCGAGGCTGGTGCCGTCACGATCGCGCGCGAGAACGTCGCTCTGCTGCAGCGCCAGCTGGAAGAATCCAATGCCCGCTTTGCGGTGCGCGAGATTACCCTAGCGGATGTCCAGCAGGTCGAAACCCGGCTCGCTCTTGGCAAAACGGTTCTGCTCGATGCGCAGGCACGCTTGGGTGAAATCCAGTCGCGGTTCTATCGCGCGGTTGGGATGCCGCCGGGCGAACTCGCCCCGCCCGAGCCGCTGACATTGCCTGTCACCGCACTGTCTGAGGCTTATGGGCTGGCTGATACCGAAAGCCCGCTGGTCCGCGCGGCCCAGGCGCGTGAACGGGTATCGCGCGCATTTCTGGCCGGGACCCGGGCCGAGGCGGCGCCGCGCGTCGATTTCCGCGGAACGGCTGATTATGGCTCGGTCTCGGAGTACACTCGCGACCTGCGCGGCACGCGGGTTCGCGGCACGGTGACGCTGTCCGTCCCGCTGTTCGACAGCGGTGCCCGTTCAGCCGAATCCGGCCAAGCGCGCGAGGCCAATTCCGCCGATCTGCAACTGATCGCAGCCGCCCAGCGTGACAGCCGCACGGCAGTGGCGACCGGTTGGAACAACCTGCTCGCCGCGAGGATGTCGATTGATCACTATCGTCAGGCGGTGGAAAGTGCCCAGCGTGCCTACGAGAACGCACAGCGGCAGGAGCGGGCCGGGATGCGCAGCACGCTTGATGTGCTCGATTTGGCGCGCGACCTGCTGAATGTCCGCAATGCCTACAATGCGGCACTGGCTGACGAGTACCAGAGCCGCGCCACACTGCTCGCCGCCATGGGCCAGCTTGATCCGACCAAGATGTCGGATGGTCTAACACTCTATGATCCCTCCGATCACTTCCGCAGGGTCAAGGGCAAGGGGGATGTCCCGCTGCTGACCGGGACCCTATCGGCACTTGACGGAGTTACCCTCCCGAACCTCAAGTCCAGCCGCGCCTCACCCGATGCGGCGGCTCTGGTGGGGACAGCCGAAACCGTGACAGGGGAATAG
- a CDS encoding glycosyltransferase — protein MQPGSTEVVERGLALVPMRYHAPRWGLMLAKSMEGVAAAIAADIAALGYEPDVIHAHKLSFEGLAGQALARRLGKPFVMSLQGNTDQKVISARRDLHRHFSAAWHDAAHVFAFSPWIAAWCQGRFGRRRRPVSNLPCIVASERILAPSENQDTVCTAFNLDFWQNKNLQTLVKAVALARREIPALRFKIAGAGSNVATAKVGQLIEAAGIAEITTLSGHIPPERIQDWMNDAAVFALPSRRETFGMVFVEALLAGTPIVHPAGAAVDGYFDNLPFALAARAQDPERVGAALVQALKSQHEIKTQLAGWQLHDGARSFQREAIVSSYCAAIERAAA, from the coding sequence GTGCAGCCGGGCAGCACGGAGGTTGTGGAGCGCGGCCTCGCGCTAGTGCCAATGCGCTACCACGCACCCCGTTGGGGTCTGATGCTCGCCAAATCGATGGAGGGTGTTGCGGCAGCGATCGCTGCAGACATCGCAGCGTTGGGATATGAGCCCGACGTGATCCATGCCCACAAGCTGAGCTTTGAAGGGCTGGCAGGGCAAGCTCTGGCGCGGCGCCTCGGCAAGCCCTTCGTGATGTCGCTACAGGGCAACACCGACCAGAAAGTGATCTCTGCCCGCCGCGACCTGCATCGGCACTTCAGTGCAGCGTGGCACGATGCGGCCCATGTGTTTGCATTCAGCCCGTGGATCGCAGCCTGGTGCCAGGGCCGCTTTGGCAGGCGCCGTCGGCCGGTTTCCAATCTGCCCTGCATCGTCGCGAGCGAGCGGATCTTGGCGCCAAGCGAAAACCAAGACACGGTCTGCACGGCGTTCAATCTGGACTTCTGGCAGAATAAGAATCTGCAGACCCTGGTTAAGGCCGTTGCCCTTGCCCGCCGCGAGATCCCTGCGCTGAGGTTCAAGATTGCCGGAGCAGGCAGCAATGTCGCAACAGCCAAGGTCGGACAGCTGATTGAAGCTGCGGGGATTGCGGAGATAACGACTCTGTCTGGCCATATCCCGCCCGAACGCATTCAGGACTGGATGAACGATGCGGCAGTGTTTGCCCTGCCCTCGCGCCGCGAAACCTTTGGCATGGTCTTTGTCGAGGCGTTGTTGGCGGGCACGCCGATAGTCCATCCTGCAGGGGCAGCCGTTGATGGCTATTTCGACAATCTGCCCTTTGCCCTTGCCGCCCGAGCGCAAGATCCCGAGCGTGTTGGTGCTGCCTTAGTGCAAGCACTGAAATCCCAGCACGAGATCAAGACCCAGCTGGCCGGCTGGCAACTGCACGACGGCGCCCGAAGCTTTCAGCGTGAAGCGATCGTCTCCAGCTATTGCGCGGCAATCGAACGGGCGGCGGCCTGA
- a CDS encoding lipopolysaccharide biosynthesis protein gives MGTLQARLLEKLQPYIMPMASLGVRGLGVLAGFAVTIYIGRLFGPVANGQYAIVSQTAIFLAMIAIGGLDLAVAREFPQAKVQGKSVSRRSLALVLGQSLGIAIALAGILTVASGPFLHMLGRPDLPQGSILLLCLILLSRTLLRMLATILRAQSYFLTSQAIEMLSVPLLTVVLIAAGLAGTVSEILLATLIAGCIAATGGMVVAWRESSGASDAWQVDMRKLYATAWPLWGVAIAQNFADWYGLVTITAIGGLAETGLFRVASQFAVSFSIITLGLLGTYSTPVSAAFHANDKELAAKTAGQATMLSLALVLPLALIVLLLAPYLLGLVGPEFAASATVLRVLLLGQIAFTFAGSASMVLAMSGHPRINLWVNLMTTAAIVLTAPFFVRTWGATGLAACISSLMAFRAISCVLAVRRLEGIDVLRGRLIAE, from the coding sequence ATGGGCACACTCCAAGCCAGGCTTCTGGAAAAGCTGCAGCCCTACATCATGCCGATGGCCTCGTTGGGCGTGCGCGGGCTTGGGGTGCTGGCCGGTTTTGCCGTCACGATCTATATCGGAAGACTGTTCGGCCCGGTCGCGAACGGACAGTATGCGATCGTTTCGCAGACGGCCATCTTCCTGGCCATGATCGCCATCGGCGGCCTCGATCTGGCTGTCGCCCGAGAGTTTCCGCAAGCCAAGGTCCAGGGCAAGTCGGTATCGCGTCGTAGCCTGGCCCTGGTGCTAGGCCAGTCGCTCGGGATAGCAATCGCCCTGGCCGGAATTCTAACCGTTGCGTCCGGCCCCTTCCTCCACATGCTGGGCCGCCCTGATTTGCCGCAAGGCAGCATCCTGCTGCTCTGCCTTATCCTGTTGTCGCGCACCCTGCTGCGAATGCTGGCGACAATCCTTCGCGCCCAGTCCTACTTCCTGACCAGCCAAGCGATTGAAATGCTGTCCGTGCCACTGCTTACGGTCGTCCTGATTGCGGCAGGCCTGGCCGGAACAGTCAGCGAGATCCTGCTCGCCACCTTGATCGCCGGGTGCATTGCAGCGACTGGCGGCATGGTCGTCGCTTGGCGCGAATCCAGCGGCGCAAGCGATGCCTGGCAGGTCGACATGCGCAAGCTCTATGCAACCGCCTGGCCGTTGTGGGGCGTGGCGATCGCCCAGAACTTTGCGGACTGGTATGGCCTCGTTACCATCACAGCCATTGGCGGTCTGGCAGAGACCGGCCTGTTTCGCGTTGCGTCCCAATTCGCGGTATCGTTCTCGATCATCACGCTGGGGCTGTTGGGTACCTACTCGACGCCGGTCAGTGCCGCCTTCCATGCCAACGACAAGGAGCTCGCCGCAAAGACGGCGGGACAGGCTACCATGCTATCCCTCGCTCTTGTCCTGCCGCTGGCGCTGATTGTCCTGCTCCTTGCGCCTTACCTACTAGGCCTGGTGGGCCCAGAATTCGCCGCCAGCGCCACTGTCCTGCGCGTTCTGCTGCTGGGACAGATCGCCTTCACATTTGCCGGATCGGCCAGCATGGTCCTGGCGATGAGCGGACATCCGCGGATCAATCTGTGGGTCAATCTGATGACCACGGCCGCCATCGTGCTAACCGCTCCGTTCTTTGTCCGGACATGGGGCGCCACCGGCTTGGCCGCCTGCATCTCTTCATTAATGGCCTTTCGCGCGATTAGCTGCGTTTTGGCGGTGCGCCGCCTTGAAGGAATCGACGTTTTGCGCGGGCGACTTATCGCTGAATAA